CAAAAAGTGAGGGAATAGAAAAGAGAGGTGTGAGCCCACATCAAATATTTTCCTTGCTACTAGTTTATCAAAATTccttttttatcaacaaaaggTCCAGAACGACCTTTTCTCCCCACACTTAAGTCCTAGACTAGAATGCCTCCTGAATGACTCCAACTCTTGGTCAATGAAAGTTATTGGTGATAATGCTAGCAACTTGTTTGGTTACATTCATTAAGACCAATACAGTATCTCTTACACCAACATTGATCCTGGTCCCGGTCGGATGCGGACTAAAAAAGCACTTATTATAGCTTATGTACTAGAAAAAACACTAAATAAGCTCTAATAAGCAATCTTTAATTCGCATTGAATCCGGCTCATTGCTAATTTAGTTCCAGACCAGTTCATAGTGAGGCAGGGGTTTGTTACACTTTAAACTCCACAGTCCACTCTCTCACCTTGAACACTGGAAAATTTTGCTTCCACATCAGTGACAAGACCATCTTCTCTCAAACTCACTGATCTTACATGACTTGCTTCCTCAAGCTCACTGCATACCAGCTTCAAGGCCTGAACAACTTCACCCATGAAAGGGCGTTGAGTAACTTCTGGTTGCACACACATGGATGCAATTGCTGCAATTTTTACCACAGTATCAAGAGCAATGTTGTTCTTTATGACTGGATCTATGATCTTCTGCAGACCCTCCTCGCTAGTAAGAAGCGGACGAGCCCACGCAACAAGGTTTTCCTGACCTGATGGCTGTGACAAATCCACAGGCTTTCTTCCCGTTAGGAGCTCAAGGAGTACAACCCCATAGCTGTAAACATCACTTTTCACAAGAAGATGGCCAGTCATTGCATATTCAGGTGCTAGGTAGCTGAAAAACAGAAACGAAAATCGTCATTAATTAACTATCCCAAAactttaagttgttgggtaaagaTACATGGTTTTATGTTATACTTCTAATGCGCCCTTTCTCGCGAGAGCtcattgggcttgaagcgtgaatAATGCACAAACTCATATCTTGCGTTGAAATTCagctttttataaaataattggaCAACAATGAATGAACACTTGACcacttatagcatgtttggattaactTCTATTTCatgagaatcaattctgaaacctaGAAGCTAATCACATAAGCTTCTctctagaattgattttgcacttggtcatagaggctctcataccatgtcatgaaccaagtatcctaaaagcttaagctattggacGAAGACACTTGAATGATTCTAACAGAAATAAAATGAGTTATCTGTATTGTAAAGCATCAAGATGAAAAGGTTAGTAAGGGATTATTACCCAAATGTGCCCATAACATGTGTGGAAATGTGCTTGTTTCCCTCTTCCAATGCTGATCTAGCCAATCCAAAGTCTGAAACCTTGGCTGTTAAGTCAAATTCCAACAAGATGTTGCTGGACTTGAAGTCCCTATGTATCACACATGGATTTGAATCTTCATGCAGATAAGCCAATCCTCGAGCAGCACCAAGTGCAATCTTCATCCGGGCATCCCAATCAAGTGGATCCGTTTCCTTGTCAGCACCTGGGAACAAGTAGATCATTCAAAAATCAAACTTTGAAGAGAAATTATGAATTGACTTCTAAAAGTTGATGATATTCAAATGGAATTTAACTTTGCTAACCATGTAAGTGAGATTCCACACTTCCATTAGGGACAAGCTCATAGACTAGGCATCGTGTCTGTCTCTCTATGCATATACCTATCAACTTAACCAAATTTCTATGGTGCAAGCGGCTAAGCATCTCAACTTCTGCCAAGAATTCACGGCCGCCATGGTGATCATCTCTTTTGAGAATCTTTACTGCCACGTCCCTCCCATCATATAGGCTACCTCTGTAGACAAGACCAAagccaccttctcctaatattcTTGATGGATTGAAATTATTTGTTGCTTTCTCTATTTCATTCAAAGTAAAGATCTTAGCTGATCCTGTATATGTCATAGTTCCAGAACTGAAGGACATTGATCTAGAACCTGGGATGCTTCCATAATAACTAAAAGACCTAGCAGCCCCTGCTTTGAGCATATTCAGTTTTATATATACAATTAGTTATAATTGCAACCAAAAATTGAATAACAACATAAATATATAGCTAATATATAGAGTTGcaaagaaaaatatcaagacCAGACACAAATAATAAAGACAAATTTAGCATCATTACCAGTAACACATAAATTCAagatgaaatattttaaaatctatCGAGTGATAGGATTTACAAATCATGAAATATCACATATAaaatgttctattttgatttgtAAACAGTTGAATTATGAAACAAATACATAATATCAACATCACATATAaaatgttctattttgatttgtAAACAATAGTATGTTTTGTTACCTGAGGCTGTTCGCTTTGAAGAGCATGAAAATATAACATCTGGAATTTGTTCAGGTTCAAGAGCGCAGGAACAGCATTTCAACAGACAA
This portion of the Lotus japonicus ecotype B-129 chromosome 3, LjGifu_v1.2 genome encodes:
- the LOC130749744 gene encoding receptor-like serine/threonine-protein kinase ALE2, producing the protein MGLHLIFLLIQLHLVTSSPPQLHEHAAPNLHNSRTRSHSSSAFPPSKPSSAVPASIALPPSKAPSRVPGSTESFPKVPTKKWRHSPVGSTSPISHHKHHHSRTKSKNQTPGPIYSNHPHTHHQGSPVFESKPPSSSPMRMRSGFHAPAPSPAALSDNLNMPSPSPRISPQGSPLKKTKTKTPPPAYALALPPSPPNKDCMSVTCSEPLTYTPPGSPCGCVWPLQVKLRISIAIYKFFPLVSELADEIAANVFLNRDQVRIVGADAARHHLEKTTVLLNLVPQGVKFDDTTAFIIYKKFWHREILADASLFGAYEVLYVHYPGLPPSPPSTHSNVSGIDIESYPGGGNNGTIVKPLGVDISRKKKEGTGERMVIIIVLASFTAFVLVIGIAWLCLLKCCSCALEPEQIPDVIFSCSSKRTASGAARSFSYYGSIPGSRSMSFSSGTMTYTGSAKIFTLNEIEKATNNFNPSRILGEGGFGLVYRGSLYDGRDVAVKILKRDDHHGGREFLAEVEMLSRLHHRNLVKLIGICIERQTRCLVYELVPNGSVESHLHGADKETDPLDWDARMKIALGAARGLAYLHEDSNPCVIHRDFKSSNILLEFDLTAKVSDFGLARSALEEGNKHISTHVMGTFGYLAPEYAMTGHLLVKSDVYSYGVVLLELLTGRKPVDLSQPSGQENLVAWARPLLTSEEGLQKIIDPVIKNNIALDTVVKIAAIASMCVQPEVTQRPFMGEVVQALKLVCSELEEASHVRSVSLREDGLVTDVEAKFSSVQGERVDCGV